The DNA region ATGTATTAACAAAAAATATTTTAAAACAAATACCTACTCTTTTAGAATCCTACGAAAAGGCTAAAGCAGGAGATTTAACGGTTCAAGCTAAAACATTTTCAAATGATGAGATTAGCAAATTAGCAAGTGGTTTTAATCAAATGATAGAATCTCAACGAAATGTTATTACAAAAGTAATAGATGAAGCAAACAATATTATAGATGTGTTTAACAATGCAGAAAAAAATATTTACGAATTAAATGGAAGTATCGAAGAAGTATCTGCTACAACAGAGCAAATTTCAGCAGGTATGGAGCAGACAGCTGCATCCATGGAGGAGATGAGCGCAACTTCTATGGAGATTGAAAATGCTATAGAAACTATGACAAAACAGATAGAAGATGGACTTATATCTGCTAAGGAAATAAGTAATAGGGCCAATGAGCTAAAGCAAAATGCTATAACTTCTTCCAAAACAGCAAATGATATGTATGTAGGTACACAGGAAAAACTACTAAAAGCTATTTTGGATTCTAAAGCCATTGATGAAATAAGGGTGCTTTCTGATGCTATTTTAATGATAACATCCCAAACTAATCTTTTAGCATTAAATGCAGCTATTGAAGCAGCTAGAGCTGGAGAGGCTGGAAAAGGATTTGCAGTAGTAGCTGATGAAATTAGAAAACTTGCAGAGGACTCTGAAAAAGCTGTTACAGAGATTCAAGATACTACAGGTGTAGTTTTAACTGCTGTTGATAATCTAGTAGAAAGCTCAAAGCAAATATTAGAGTTTATGGATAAACAGGTTATTAAAGACTATGGAGTTTTAGCAGAAACAGGAGAACAATATAGTAAAGATGCTACCTATATTGAAGAATTATTATATAACTTTGATGTGACAGCAGAACATTTCTTACTATCTATCCAATCTATGTTAACAGCTATTAATGAGGTAACTATGGCTACTAATGAAGGTGCAGAAGGTACCACTAATATTGCCCAAAGAAACTCTGATGTAATGCATAGGTCGAATGAAATTGTTAATCAAATTGGGGATATAAAAAAAGGCGCAGAAGGTTTATTGGAATCTATTTCTAAGTTTCGAGTATAATAGTTAGTAAAGAAAGGCTCATTTTAGATGAGTCTTTCTTTATTTTTATCATAATATAACCGTGATAGTAACTGAGCATTTATAGTTTTTTATTTTGGAGATAAAGGTTTTTTACTAGTTATATAGAACTAAAATAATAGCAGCGCTTTGCTAAATTGTTAGCATTCATAAAGGAGTGGTGGTATTGGTAAAATCAATAACAGAAAAAGAAAGAATAATTGAAATTGATATTATCAGAGGAATTGCAATTCTAGGGATTTTCTTTGTAAACTTTCCAGAAATGATAATAGCACCTTTGCAAATGGTAAAATATTCAGGTTTAGATGCCTTTATTAGATTGCTTTATAATTTACTTATCCAAACAAAGTTCTACACTATTTTCTCATTTTTATTTGGATTAGGATTTTATATTTTTATGAGCAGAGCAGAATCCAGAGGAGATAAAATGTACAAGTTATTTTTTAGAAGGTTATTTTTTCTATTTATCTTTGGATTTGTACACTTCGCTTTTCTATGGCATGGAGATATTTTAAATATGTATGCTTTAGTAGGAGTATGGCTACTTTTATTTTATAGCAGGAAGCCAAAAACTATATTAATTTGGGCAGTAGTACTTTTAGTAATTGCAGTTATTTTCAATGGGTTTATTTATTTAGGTCCTGTCTTAAGTGAATTTTTAGATGAAGCCTTAGTGCAAGAAGGGCTAACACACTATAACCCTTTACAAGGCTGGATGCAAAAAGTAGCTTATAGAATTAGCTTGTTTAGTGATAGGTCTATTACAAGTGCTATTGGTTATACACCAGAGATTTTGTCTATGTTTTTATTCGGATTATATGTAGGAAAGATCAAGTTCTTTAACCGATTAGAAGAGTTTACTCCTAGAATAAAGAAGGCACAGATTGTATCATTGATATTATCATTTGTATTATTTATACCAATGGTTAATCTATATTTAAATTCAACAGACTATCAGCTTCAAAGTGCATACTTCTTTGTTTGGTTAAGTGGTAAGACAATGGCTGTTTTCTATATTTCCACAATATTATTGCTTAATAGAAAAGAGAAATGTCAAAAGATGTTGAAACCATTTAGTTATGTTGGTAAAATGGCATTAACAAACTATATAGGACAAACTATTTTTACTGCTGTTATTTTTTCTATATTATTTAAAAATACGGCAATAATTCCACTATGGTTAAGTGTTTTATACTGTCCACTGTTTTATGTAATACAGGTTAAGTTTAGTAAGTGGTGGCTTTCTAATCATAGTATGGGACCTTTAGAGTGGGTGTGGAGGTATGCGACTTACTTCAAGAAGGATTATAAATTAGGAAAAAGTAATTAATAGAACAGATTTGTTTGGGAGGAAAATAATTATGGATACAAAAGAAAAAAAGGTATATGAAACTTTAGATATGTTAAACATTCCTTATGATAGATATACACATCCAGCTGTAAGTACTATTGCAGAAATAGAAGAATACGATGTAAAGGGTGATAATATTGCCCATTGCAAAAACTTATTTTTACGTAATTCTAAGGGAGATAAACATTATTTAGTTGTAATTGAAAGCCATAAAAAGTCAAGTACTAAAGATTTAGCAAAGCAGATTGAAAGTACAAGATTAAGCTTTGCATCTCCAGAGAGAATGGAAAAATATTTAGGTCTTGAACCAGGTTCAGTTTCACCATTTGGACTAATTAATGATGAAAATAAAGAAGTTGAGCTATTAATTGATAATGATCTAGCCACAAGAGAAAAGATTACATTTCATCCCAATATTAATACTGCCAGTGTAACTATAAGCTATGATGATTTTCAAAAGTATATTAAATGGTGTGGTAATAGGGTTAAATATGTGGAAGTTAAATAGTATAATTATTAGTAAGGTTAAGGTTGTGATATAGATTATGTATCATGTTATGATAGTAGAAGATGATAAAAAGATAGCTAGTTTAATTCAAAGTCATGTAGAAAGATATGGCTACGAGGCATATATAGTTGAAGATTATTCTAATATTAAGAGCGAGTTTATAAAACATAATCCCCATATTGTTTTAATGGATATTAACCTTCCATTTTATGATGGTTTTTATTGGTGTAGGGATATTAGAACTATTTCTAAGGCACCTATTATATTTATATCTGCAAGAAGTTCTGACATGGATCAAGTTATGGCAATTGAAAATGGCGGAGATGACTATATTACAAAGCCATTTTCCTATGATGTCTTAATTGCAAAAATTAAAAGTGCATTAAGACGAGTTTATGGAGAGTATTCGGAGAACAATAATAGTGAGGTATATGAAGTAAAAGGCTTGTATTTAAATATTAATCAAAACACCTTAGAGTTTAATGGAATCAAAATAGAGTTAAGTAAAAAAGAGTTTCTTTTAATACATTCTTTGCTTAAGAAGCCTAATACTATTATTTCAAGGGATGAACTTTTAGAAATATTATGGGATGATGTAGATTTTGTTGATGATAATACTTTATCTGTTAACATTACTAGAGTTAGAAAAAGATTAGAGGAACTTGGAATTAGGAATGCTATAGAGACAAAGAGAGGGCAGGGTTATTCCATTACAATTAATTGGGATATTTAATAGAAAGTTCTCGAAAGCAGGTGTGTAAGTGAACTTTAAAAAATATTTAATGGATAAACTATTATATATTTTCTTCTTTTATATAAACATTATTGTTGTTATTTTAGTTATGCATTTAAGTTTAACAATTTCCCTTGGCCTTTATCCAATGGAGAATATTAGTTATGCATTTATTTTATCTACCGTATTTTTAATACTTTTTCTTATAATTGATTATAGTAGAAAGCGACCATTCTATAAGAGCTTAAATAACATTAAAAGTTCTAGTAATGGAATAGAAAATATGCTAGGAGTAGGCGAAATACGTAGTAGAGAACATTTGATATATAGGGATATTTTGTTTAATAATTATAAATACTATAAAGACTATTTAGATAAATACGAGGAGAATCAAAGACAGTATATATATTTTACGAATCAGTGGGTACATCAAATGAAAACTCCAGTATCCGTTATTAATTTACTTCTACAGGATAAAAATACTAAGAATTTTAATGAAGTTTTACAAAGCATAGAGGAAGAAAATGAAAAGCTCTCTCAGGGTCTTGAAATGATGCTGTATAATACTAGATTAAGCCAGTTTAATTTAGATTTTAAAGTAGAACAAATTGATGTTTTAAGTATAGTTCGAGAGGTTATTAATGATCATAAAAAACTATTAATTAAGTATTCTATTTTTCCTAAGTTAGAAGGTGAAAAGGAATTAATAGTTGAGACCGATAGGAAATGGCTTCGATTTGTTATTAATCAGATTTTAAATAATGCTATGAAATATTCAAAGGGTATAAATAAGGATAATAAGTCAATTATAATTAAAGCAAAGAAAGAGCATAACCGTTATATTATTTCCATTATGGATGAGGGTGTAGGTATTCCACAGCAGGATTTAAGAAGGGTTTTTGACCCGTTTTTTACAGGAGAAAATGGCAGGAAATTCTCAGAATCTACAGGTATGGGAATGTATTTAGCTAAAAAAATATGTTCTAATTTAGGTCATCGCATTACTGTAGAATCTGAGGAAGGAAAATGGACACAGTTTTCTATAGTATTTTATAGCGGAGGAAGTATATTTAAGATGTAGTCTTTCAACTATTAAAAAGTTTCTTTCAAAATTGTAAGAATAGTAATTAGTTGTGAAAGGGAAATCGATACTAGGATTTCTCTTATTTTTTTATAATATAAGAAGAAAGTAAGAGAGGGTAAGTTCCTTATAATCTAAAAATATATTTTATTATATTATAGAAAAAACGGAGGTAGAAACTATGTCAATCTTAAAGGTAGCAAACTTAACTAAAGTTTATGGAAATAAAAAGAGTGGTTTAACTGTTAAAGCATTAGACAAATTTAATATGTCTGTAGAGGATGGAGAGTTTGTAGGTGTAATGGGACCTTCAGGTAGTGGAAAAACTACACTTTTAAATATTCTTGCAACTATTGATACTCCTTCATCTGGAGAATTGTTTATTAATGGAACTAATCCTAGTAAGTTAAGAGAAAAGGAATCAGCCCTATTTAGAAGAAGAGAGTTAGGCTTTATATTTCAAGACTTTAACCTATTAGACACATTATCTATTAAGGAGAATATAATACTTCCTTTAGTGTTGGACAAGTTAAAGATTAAGGAAATTAATCAAAGAGTAATGGATATAGCTTCAATTTTAAATATTGTAGATATATTAGAAAAAAGACCCTATGAGGTATCAGGAGGACAGCAGCAAAGAGCTGCTTGTGCAAGGGCATTAGTTCATAATCCTTCTATTATTTTAGCTGACGAGCCTACAGGAAATTTAGACTCAAAGGCTTCTAATGATGTTATGGAATCCCTAAGAAAATTAAATGAAACTAAAAAAGCTACTATTGCAATGGTAACCCACGATCCATTTGCTGCAAGCTTTTGCGACAGAATTATTATGATTAAAGATGGAAAGTTCTTTCTAGAGATAGTTAAGGGTTCAAATAGACAGGCATTTTTTAAGCAAATATTAGATTCCCTTTCAGTGTTAGGGGGTAACTATAATGACATTGCGTAGTATTGCCTACAAAAATCTGAAAGGTAACTTTCATAAATATGTAATGTATTATTTAAGTAATACATTAGTAGTTATGGTATTTTTCATTTTTGCCAACTTTATATTTAATCCTGCCGTAAGTGACATAAAGTATATGGGGACAAAGGGGGCATTAGCTACTAATGCTCTAATAGTATGTGAATTTGTAATAATTGTATTTTCGATTTTCTTCACATCTTATTCAAACTCTAGTTTCTTAAAGTCTAGGGAAAAGGAGTTTGGGCTTTTATCTATGTTCGGTATGACAAAGTCTCAAGTTCGAAGATACGTTATATATGAAAATATGATAGTGTCATTAATATCTGTTGCTACAGGTTTAGGTTTTGGTATTTTGTTTTCGAAGCTATTTTTTATGGCAATAAGTGCTATTATAGCATTAAATGTAGAAATTCCTTTTATTGTATCAATTAAAGCTCTAATTATTACTATATTTAGTTTTCTTTTATTATTTCAGGGAGTTAACTATATTAGTAGCTTTAGAATTAAAAATAACAATATCATAGAGTTATTAAAAGGTGCAAGAGTGCCAAAGCCAATTCCTAAGTTTTCTATTTTAAAAGCTATATTATCAATTTTATTAATAGGTTCAGGCTATGGAATGGCAGTATTTTCAGGAATGGCAATTATAGTAACTATGATTCCTATTGTTATTGTAACAGTGGCTGGAACCTACTTTTTATTTACGCAGTTTAGTATATTAATAACTGAAAAGCTAAAGAAAAACAACAGACTCTTTTACAATGGGGTAAATATGATAACTTTATCTCAGATAATATATAAGTTAAAGGATAATGCTAAGGTTTTATTTATTGTAGCCGTATCGGGAGCTGTAGCATTGACAGCTTCGGGAACTGTTTACTCTGTACAGCAAGGCTTTGCTTCAGGCTTCTTAAGTGAGAATCCTCACGATATAAGTATATTGGAAAGAGGACTCACATCTCATAATGTAATTGAGTCAGGTAAAGTAGAGGAGATTGCTAAAAAGAATAATGAAGAAGTTAAATATAAAAATGAAATTGTGTTATTTGACGCAAAAAATAATGACATAAATCATCCTGCACATTCCTTTTATGTTATGTCTAATTCTGATTTTAATATTTTAGCCAAACAGCAAAGGAAAAAGAATATTGACTTAGATGGCAAAGAAGCCTTAATTTATAAATATAAAGATAAGACTATAGGATCAAATGTAAAAGATAGCTTTATTGATGATAGCACATTAAGCTTAAATGTTAATGATAATGTAGAATCTTATGATATAGTTAAAGCGATAAATGAGGGTGTTATTAATTTGAATTATAAAACACCTAATGTTATAGTTGTTAGTGATGGAGAATATAGTCAATTAAATAAATCTATTCCTGAAAATGAAAAAGTAGTATATTACAGTTATAATTTTAAAAACTGGAAGCAATCAATAAATACAGTAAATGAAATTGCTGAATTTATAGATGAAAAAGATATTGAGGCAAGACACTTTAAGGAAAGAGTTACAAATTACAATGCCGTAATGGAACAAACAACATTAATGCTATTTATTGGAGCTTTTATAGCTATACTGTTCTTTATTGCAACGGGAAGTATTATATACTTTAAATTATTTAATGAAATTCAAAAAGATAAGCAGGAGTTTATTTCCTTAAAGAAAATAGGTATGACAGATGGAGAAATGAAAAAAATTATAAATATCCAGACATTACTTGTATTTTTTCTACCATTTATTGTAGCAGTTATCCATGCCTTGTTTGCAATTAAAGCATTAAGTAATCTTTTGATGCAAAGTCTATATCTGTATTTATTAGTTATTGTAGCTATTTATTTTGTATTACAATTTGCATATTATATATTTGCTAAAGCAATGTATGCAAGACAGGTTAAAACATTTTAACTAATAATATGGATTATATAAAATATAAAGTATATAAAAACAACCTAGCGGATTAATCCAATAGGTTGTTTTTATAACAATAGAATAAATTATTTACTTATTAAAATGGTGGATAAGCTGTAATTTTCATTCTATGCTTCAATAAAGTCGACCTATAAATCTTCAAAGGAAAGACTTTCTTATATTTGATTTTTAATTAAAATAAAAAGGAAATAACATAAAAGAATATGAGTGGTATCCAACTAAAATAGTATTAACACCTATATATGTGAATAATATAGAAGCAAAACCTATTATTGAAAACCAAGCTGCTTTTTTGCCCTTCCAATCTTTAGTTAATCTTACATGCAAATAAATAGAATAAATCACCCATGTTATAAATGACCAAGTCTCCTTAGGGTCCCATTGCCAATATCTGCCCCAAGCTTTTTCAGCCCAAATTGCTCCAGTAATAATTACTATAGTAAGGGTTATAAAGCCTACAGCTATGGCTCTATAGCTCATAGTATCAAGAAGGTCTAAATTTGGCATATGTTTTCTTGTAAAACTATCTTCCTTTAAATGATCCCTAAGAACATATATAATAGAAATTGCACAGGCCACCGCAAAGGCACCATAGCTAAATATGGCAGTTAGAACATGAATTACAATCCAATTACTTTGAAGTGCTGGCATTAATGGTCTTATATCTTTAGATTGCATAGCTGCATAGTAAATAAGTATAAGTATAATTGGAGTAGCAAAGGCTCCTAAGATCTTATATCTATATTTTTTTTCAAATATTAGATAAAACAAACTAATTCCCCATGCAAAGCTTGTAGCAAATTCGTACTGATTACTAATAGGCAATCTACTGGCTTGTACAGTTCTAGTTGCTAAAGAAACAGTATGAAAGGTTAATCCTAATTTAACGAGTATGCTTCCATAGTTGCCTAATTTTTCCTTCCTAAAAATAAAAAAAATAAAATATGCTATTGTAGATAGGCTATATAGTATTAGTGCAATAATAAAACTTTGATTTTCTCCAAACATAGTAACTCTCCTTTTTTATTGTCTAAATAGAAATATCTTTTTTGGTTTGATAATTTCCTTTAAGGCTATTTTTCTTATCGGATGAATAATCTCCATATATATAAATAGCTTCAGCTTTTCTTTCAACTATAAGCTGTTTTGGTTTCATATAAAATGCTAAAAATAATCCTAGCATTATCACTATAGAACCAATCAATGCTCCAATTTTCCCATTCATTTTATTTACTGATAAATACGTGTAACGCTCTGGGTTAGTAAAATTAAAGGTAAAATCCTGCCAATGCACATCCTGACCTGGAGAAACTAGGTTCATATCTACTCTTTGGCCTCCATAAAGTAGAGAGTATAGTATTTTTGGATTATTTAGATCATTGGATTTGGAAGCAAAGCCTGTTTCAGTTGCTACAAAATCTGGATATAAGTGGTGCATTTGGATAACTATAAATTCCTTATTATTTATATAAGCGGTTCCATCGTATACTATTTCACTCCCGAGATTTTGTCCATCTTTAAAGACATTAACTTCTGAAGCCCATCCGGTGCTATGTTGATAGAAAGTATAACCATCATATCTCATTGGGTTGTTCACATATATTTCGCCAGATACAAGACTAGTTCCATCTTTATCAGTTAAGGTGCCTTGTGTAATATATTGCTGAACAGATCCATCATCTCTATAGATTATTTCAAAGTCTTCGATGTTCATTATATAATTAGTACCCTCTAATTGTTGCATTGATCCTGGAGTACCAAATACAGCTGTATCAAAAAATGTATACTGTCCATAGCTATAAAATACAATTATTGCAAGTATACCAATGTGAATAAGCCATGATCCTAAGTAGCCTATTTTATTTTTATTACTATAGTATATTTCTGTGGAATCATATGTTGTACACTTTATATTTTTGAAACCCTCACTTTTAAAAACATCCTTAATACTATCGGTACTAAAGTAATTCATAGACTTAACAGGATTTTTAAGTTGCGTTTCACTAGGAGCTAATGATAATTTTTTAATTTTATTAATAACATTTTTAAATCTAATAGTGCTACATAAAAATAAGTTAAGGGCTAGAGCAAGAAAAAGCGCAATAAATCCACTGGAATGATAAATATCGTAGGCTTTAAAGGTAATAATTAACTGTGACCATAATGGTGAGTAGTTATTTAGATAAAAAGCCTCTTCTCTACCTTGTGGGACAACAGATCCTACTACAGATACTAAACATAACATTCCTAGTAAGATTAATCCAAATTTCATAGTTCTTAAAAAAGCAAATATTTTTTTAAACCATACTTTCATTTATTCACTTCCTTACATAATTTTAATTATAACTACCACTACTAGATTATGTATAGTGGTAGTTACTTAAGAAAATATAAATTTTCTAACAAGTTAAGTTTTTTTAAGAAGTAGCAGCTTGATAAAAGTCATTAGTAGAATAGTAATATAGGATTTTTTATTGAAATTCTGCTAGTTTATCTAAGGCTTGTTGAGCATAGTTTCTTGCTTCACTTAAAGCTTTTTTTGCCTTTGGTGTATTGTGGAAGCCTGTACTATTTTCTACAAACACAAAATCCCATCTATACTGAGCTTTTCTATGTAGATCCCATAACTCATTAACTACTGTATCATCTAACTGACTGTCCTCCATAACTGTTCCAAAATTTTCAATTAGTTGCACAAGCATTTTACCAATCTCTAGCAGCTCATCATCTATTTCCTTTTGTATTCCTTGAACCTTTGCTGTTAATCCATCTAATTCAGAGCTATGGCAAGTACCGCAGGATTCATTAAGAGTTTTTAGTGGACTTTTTGCCCAATGAGATTTATATTTTTGTCCATTTTCTTCTACCGTTGGCATATGACAATCTGCACATGTAACACCCATCTTATCGTGGACACTTCCACTATAGGTTTCAAACTCAGGATGCTGTACTTTAATTAAAGGAGTTCCTGTTCTTGGATGTTTCCAATCAAAATAATCAATTTTATCGTAATATGCTTCGATATTTGCTATTTCTAACCCATTATCCCAAGGTAAAATTACTTCCTTTGTATCTGGATCCATATAATATTCGACATGACATTGTGCACAGGCCATAGTGCCAGGTTTAGGCTCTTTATTAAGCTTGTCTACTGCTACTCTAAATTGAGGCGTTGTTGCTTGAACTTGTTTTCCGGGTTCATTTCTATGGCAGGTATAGCAAGTGATTCCATTCTCAGCTTCCTGGGATACCTTATGAAAGTCCATAGCATATAAATCATCTTTATATTCAGCTAGTAGTTTTTCGTAATCAGCCGTTTTACATGCTAAACATGATGCACCTGGTTTAGGTCTTGCTGTATTAATAACATCATGAAGGGCATAGTAATGGCCTCTAGCAGCATAATATTCCTTTCCGAATCCTATCCCATCATATAATACCTTTATATCGGGATACTTCTCTAAATAACTAATAGGGTGAGATCCCCCTAATTCTGGATCTTCTGTTACCCCATCTTTAAATCTTGATGTCATTTGTAAGGATTCGTAGATTAGGGGAAATTGATCCTTCCACTTCTCAGCAGATAAAATCATTTGATCTGGAGAGGGTATTTCAACTGTTTGCTCTGGCTTTTTTCCTTCTTCCTTATTCTGACCCTGTTTATTCTCTTGTGGTTTACAACCAATAGAAGTTATAAGTATAGAGAGTACTATTATTATCGAAACTATCAGCCTTTTATATTGTTTCACTAAAATTCTCCTTTCTATATTATTGTCATTTATATTATTCCAATAATTGCAAAAGCTATAAGCTACTTTATTATTTAAATATTAGATTTTTTCACTCAGTTCGTGATAATATATAGTAAAGAGTATTGTCATTAGGGGGTGTTTTTATGAAGAAGAATGTTGCAGAAGAACTAAAAAGGCTAAAAGAAAGCATGGAAATGCTAGAGGATCTGCTGGACACTGCTTACTATGGAATGGCAATAGTAGATATAGATGGAAAGATTGTTAAGTGGAACTATGAAAAACTAATGGGGATTAAAGAAGAAGATGTGCTGGATAAGAATGTTGAAGATATAATAGAAAATACTAGACTACATATTGTAGCTAAAACAGGCGAAAAAGAATTATTCGAGGTCCAAAAAATACAAGGCAGAGATATGATAACTAGCAGAGTGCCCATAATACAGAACGGTAAAATTATTGGTGCAGCAGGAACAGTACTTTTTAAAGATGTTAAGGAGTTAAAATCTTTAGTACAAAAACTAGAAATGTTAGAAGATACAGTACATAAATATAAGGGAGAGATTAAAAGATTTCATAAAACAAAATACTCCTTTGATAATATTATTACACAAAATAAAAAGATGATATATTTAAAAGAAATTGCTAAGAGGGCAGCGGAAAGTAATGCAACTTTGCTTATCCAAGGTGAGAGTGGTACAGGAAAGGAATTATTTGCTCATGGAGTACATAGAGCAAGTTTAAGAAAGCATGGACCATTTGTTACAATCAACTGTGCTGCTATTCCCAAAGAGTTATTGGAGTCAGAGTTATTTGGATACGATGGTGGAGCTTTTACAGGGGCAAGAAGAGAAGGAAAGATCGGAAAATTTGAACTTGCTAATGGTGGAACAATACTATTAGATGAAATAGGTTCTATGCCAATGGAGATGCAGGCAAAACTTCTAAGAGTACTGGAAACTAGAGAGTTTGAACGGGTAGGTGGAAATACAAGAATTGAAATAGATATAAGGTTAATCGCCTGTACTAACGAGAACCTGGAAAAGGCTGTGGAGGAAGGAAAGTTTAGGCAAGATTTATACTATAGACTGAATGTAATACAAATAGAAATACCACCTTTAAGAGATAGAATAGAGGATATTCCTATATTGGCTGAAAGTCTTTTAAATAGTCTATCCAAGGATTTATCTGTACCTAAAAAAATACTTGAATTTGAGACTAAAGAAGCCCTTAAAAATCATGTATGGCCTGGTAATGTAAGGGAACTTCGTAATGTACTTGAGAGAGCATCTACACTATGCAAGGATGACGTCATTAAAATAGAACATCTACCTGAATATTTAAATAAAAAGGTTTTTAAAGAAGATGGATATAGTGAGGAAGATTCTTTACTTTTAAAAAACATAGTTGCTAGAGTGGAAAAGAAAGCTATTAAAAAGGCGATTGAGGAAAGTAGGGGCAATAAAACCTTGGCTGCCAGAACATTGGGTATCCATAGAACCGCATTATATAAAAAAATAGAGCTATACGGATTAGATTGGTAAAACTGTACAAGAAATCTACAACTAATATAAAGTTGTAGATTTTTTTATACATATATTAAGTTATTATAATTTTATGAATTGAAAAATTCAGTTTATTATAAGGAACCAATCTATATAGTATTGAAATTTAAAGATTTATTTTAATTTAATCATAAACTATAATTTTGGCATAACAATTGCTCTTAATTAAATATAGTTGCTATAGATAATTAAATAATTAATTCTAAAATTATATTATTATAAAAATTTGGAGGTGGCGTTATGTCTAAAATTGTAAGTATAGAAGAAGCTATAAGTCATATTAAAGATGGTATGACTATTATGGTGGGCGGATTTTTAGGATCAGGTAGTCCCCATAAGATTATCGATGCCT from Alkaliphilus flagellatus includes:
- a CDS encoding ABC transporter ATP-binding protein, which codes for MSILKVANLTKVYGNKKSGLTVKALDKFNMSVEDGEFVGVMGPSGSGKTTLLNILATIDTPSSGELFINGTNPSKLREKESALFRRRELGFIFQDFNLLDTLSIKENIILPLVLDKLKIKEINQRVMDIASILNIVDILEKRPYEVSGGQQQRAACARALVHNPSIILADEPTGNLDSKASNDVMESLRKLNETKKATIAMVTHDPFAASFCDRIIMIKDGKFFLEIVKGSNRQAFFKQILDSLSVLGGNYNDIA
- a CDS encoding prolyl-tRNA synthetase associated domain-containing protein — encoded protein: MDTKEKKVYETLDMLNIPYDRYTHPAVSTIAEIEEYDVKGDNIAHCKNLFLRNSKGDKHYLVVIESHKKSSTKDLAKQIESTRLSFASPERMEKYLGLEPGSVSPFGLINDENKEVELLIDNDLATREKITFHPNINTASVTISYDDFQKYIKWCGNRVKYVEVK
- a CDS encoding sensor histidine kinase, with the translated sequence MNFKKYLMDKLLYIFFFYINIIVVILVMHLSLTISLGLYPMENISYAFILSTVFLILFLIIDYSRKRPFYKSLNNIKSSSNGIENMLGVGEIRSREHLIYRDILFNNYKYYKDYLDKYEENQRQYIYFTNQWVHQMKTPVSVINLLLQDKNTKNFNEVLQSIEEENEKLSQGLEMMLYNTRLSQFNLDFKVEQIDVLSIVREVINDHKKLLIKYSIFPKLEGEKELIVETDRKWLRFVINQILNNAMKYSKGINKDNKSIIIKAKKEHNRYIISIMDEGVGIPQQDLRRVFDPFFTGENGRKFSESTGMGMYLAKKICSNLGHRITVESEEGKWTQFSIVFYSGGSIFKM
- a CDS encoding DUF418 domain-containing protein, encoding MVKSITEKERIIEIDIIRGIAILGIFFVNFPEMIIAPLQMVKYSGLDAFIRLLYNLLIQTKFYTIFSFLFGLGFYIFMSRAESRGDKMYKLFFRRLFFLFIFGFVHFAFLWHGDILNMYALVGVWLLLFYSRKPKTILIWAVVLLVIAVIFNGFIYLGPVLSEFLDEALVQEGLTHYNPLQGWMQKVAYRISLFSDRSITSAIGYTPEILSMFLFGLYVGKIKFFNRLEEFTPRIKKAQIVSLILSFVLFIPMVNLYLNSTDYQLQSAYFFVWLSGKTMAVFYISTILLLNRKEKCQKMLKPFSYVGKMALTNYIGQTIFTAVIFSILFKNTAIIPLWLSVLYCPLFYVIQVKFSKWWLSNHSMGPLEWVWRYATYFKKDYKLGKSN
- a CDS encoding response regulator transcription factor, yielding MYHVMIVEDDKKIASLIQSHVERYGYEAYIVEDYSNIKSEFIKHNPHIVLMDINLPFYDGFYWCRDIRTISKAPIIFISARSSDMDQVMAIENGGDDYITKPFSYDVLIAKIKSALRRVYGEYSENNNSEVYEVKGLYLNINQNTLEFNGIKIELSKKEFLLIHSLLKKPNTIISRDELLEILWDDVDFVDDNTLSVNITRVRKRLEELGIRNAIETKRGQGYSITINWDI
- a CDS encoding methyl-accepting chemotaxis protein, which gives rise to MTDMKMSIRTKIFLVVILTVSLAFSVVSGIIYTNTKNILVDNIKNELGYARENIAVRTVDVLSTAEKNIHQLDMNHYIKDFLEQDMNKETIDTVDGYRSLVNTLKLIKDSNEDLLNVYVGVGKINHLITYDEFKTASDYSTKDRDWYKQAIASNNTVITDPYIDAITRELVLTVSTPIYSKDGKIIAVAGVDITLDRISQILSSFTYNESGHAILLDSQSRFVYHNNKDMILEKDINDLENGWENVSEVVSAGNPYVDKFIIDGEETYISYTPVGNSKWGAILVVPVKEAEGSLISFRNIFIISMLSAIIILSIMLYVLTKNILKQIPTLLESYEKAKAGDLTVQAKTFSNDEISKLASGFNQMIESQRNVITKVIDEANNIIDVFNNAEKNIYELNGSIEEVSATTEQISAGMEQTAASMEEMSATSMEIENAIETMTKQIEDGLISAKEISNRANELKQNAITSSKTANDMYVGTQEKLLKAILDSKAIDEIRVLSDAILMITSQTNLLALNAAIEAARAGEAGKGFAVVADEIRKLAEDSEKAVTEIQDTTGVVLTAVDNLVESSKQILEFMDKQVIKDYGVLAETGEQYSKDATYIEELLYNFDVTAEHFLLSIQSMLTAINEVTMATNEGAEGTTNIAQRNSDVMHRSNEIVNQIGDIKKGAEGLLESISKFRV